Proteins from a single region of Gemmatimonadaceae bacterium:
- a CDS encoding GxxExxY protein — protein sequence MATRPGGLIEEALTHSIIGAFFEVYHILGYGFLEHVYMLALERELLARGHAVTRELGVSISYKGEALTSQRLDFVVDGRVVVEIKSTHDLSKAAPRQLHNYLRATELEVGLLLHFGPEPKFHRLVSLNAEHLSRGKARRAEPAAQNQDSESSN from the coding sequence ATGGCCACACGTCCCGGCGGGCTCATCGAAGAAGCGCTCACGCATTCGATCATCGGGGCGTTCTTCGAGGTCTATCACATACTCGGCTACGGCTTTCTCGAACACGTGTATATGCTGGCGCTCGAGCGCGAGCTGCTGGCCCGCGGACATGCGGTCACGCGGGAACTGGGCGTCTCCATCAGCTACAAGGGCGAAGCGCTGACCTCGCAGCGGCTCGACTTCGTGGTGGATGGACGCGTGGTGGTCGAGATCAAGTCCACGCACGATCTCAGCAAGGCCGCGCCGCGGCAATTGCACAACTATCTTCGCGCGACCGAATTGGAGGTTGGCTTGCTGCTGCACTTCGGGCCGGAGCCAAAGTTCCATCGGCTCGTCTCGCTGAATGCCGAGCACCTGTCGCGGGGGAAGGCGCGTCGCGCCGAGCCGGCCGCTCAGAATC